From the Clostridium sp. Marseille-P299 genome, one window contains:
- a CDS encoding PD-(D/E)XK nuclease family protein, with translation MNTTAFELLGIENKELPISNLMSYYLNPNINTDYGLQFLNKFCHIAHISPVSNSDIISVEREHHIFFENEHNYIDILIRIGKDSENPERIICIENKINSNEGIRQTQRYYNALQAEFPNCKNRQYIYLTKNNSSINLTSQHFIHIRYAELGALLAEEPFNKMPLAKDFYDFYILREKSLFQDIEDNDRQYLPANKTDFHTLIDYIVWKINVPGNVANNKNYFCLHGKSAQSNDHFFQFSMQNWEFELDDGNEKRSISIHLEGSSNEIPLHMEVKPYEPFNSLEKKYGSNFFEKYVQKRNELRKSITFENTVSYENLPIRKNAELTIAKFKITAETFKEYFDALIKLVTYINEILIENGIVKNS, from the coding sequence ATGAACACAACTGCATTTGAATTATTAGGAATTGAAAATAAAGAACTTCCGATATCTAATCTTATGTCTTACTACCTAAATCCGAATATTAATACCGACTATGGTTTACAGTTTCTAAATAAATTCTGCCATATAGCACATATTTCCCCTGTATCAAATTCTGATATTATATCAGTGGAAAGGGAACATCATATTTTCTTTGAAAACGAACATAACTATATCGATATTCTCATCCGTATCGGCAAAGACAGTGAGAATCCAGAACGTATTATCTGTATTGAAAATAAAATCAATTCCAATGAAGGTATTCGACAGACACAACGGTATTATAATGCCCTTCAAGCAGAATTTCCTAATTGCAAGAACAGACAGTACATATATCTGACAAAGAACAATTCTTCTATTAACTTAACTTCACAGCACTTCATTCACATTAGATATGCTGAACTTGGCGCTTTACTCGCGGAAGAACCATTTAATAAAATGCCATTAGCAAAAGATTTCTATGATTTTTATATTCTTAGAGAGAAATCTCTCTTCCAGGATATTGAAGATAATGACAGACAGTATCTTCCCGCTAACAAGACTGATTTTCATACACTTATTGACTATATAGTTTGGAAAATCAATGTACCAGGAAATGTAGCAAATAATAAAAATTACTTCTGTCTTCACGGAAAATCAGCACAGTCAAATGACCACTTCTTCCAATTTTCTATGCAAAATTGGGAATTTGAATTAGATGACGGCAATGAAAAAAGATCAATAAGTATTCATCTAGAAGGAAGCTCTAATGAAATTCCTCTTCACATGGAAGTAAAACCCTATGAACCTTTCAATAGCTTAGAAAAAAAATATGGTTCAAACTTTTTCGAAAAATATGTACAAAAAAGAAATGAACTAAGAAAAAGTATAACATTTGAAAACACAGTATCCTATGAAAATCTACCTATACGAAAAAATGCGGAACTTACAATTGCAAAATTTAAAATTACTGCAGAAACTTTTAAAGAATACTTTGATGCACTCATTAAGCTAGTTACTTATATAAATGAAATCCTTATTGAAAATGGCATCGTTAAAAACAGCTAA